Sequence from the Candidatus Woesearchaeota archaeon genome:
GGCTGCTTTCTCTGCTGTTTCATCTGATTATTCACCTGGCGAGAGAAGCTCGCTGTCTATCTCTTCAATCTTCTTTTCAATTTCTGAAAGGGCATTTCTCCATGCTTCAAGCTCGGATTGCTCGCTTTCTTTTATGTCCTCTATTGCTGCAAGAAGAGTCTTTGCATCCCTTACCTTTCTCTTGATAAGCTCTGCAATGTCAATAATGTCCCTGTATTCCTCAATTTTTATGAAAACAGGAAACTTTCTTTCATTTGATTCCAAAAGTATCACCCTATCTTTCGCCAAAAAGGGCTTCATCCATATAGACAATCTTTCTTTCTATGTCTTCAAGTGTTGAGCGCCATTCAGTAAGCTCTGCATCCTCGCTGTGCTTGATGGAATGCAGTGTATTGAGCGAATTGCCCGCAGCTGCAATCATGTCCTTTATTCCGGCAATCTCCTTGAGCATCCCCAGGCATAACTGCTTTTATTTCCTTATCCTGCACCTGCTGATTTTTTTGACTTTCAGAATTAAAATCAAAATTTGGAGGAAACTGCTTTTGGCGCTCCAAAAACGGATTTTCCTGCTGGGAAATAAATGCCCTTTCGGGCGGGGGAACAAACTCCCTAAACTGCTTATTCTCCTGCCTCGGAATCTGATTTGCAAATGGATTTTCCGGAGCATCAAATGAATTCCTCATCTGAGGCGCCGGGGGATTCGGAATATCTGAACTGAAGCTGCTGGAAATGCCTGAAGGAAAGCGTGGAGGCTCGAGAAGAGGCTCTTTTTGGAGATTATTAACTGCGTTGTCCTTTGGTCTGTTCTTCTGAAAAAGAGTAAATGCCATATTTACACCCCTGCAGTGAAACAGCAGGAAGTACCTTAAAAAGTTTTATGAGTACACAAAAATAACAACAAAAAAGGATTAAGAAGTAAATAAAGAATTATATCATAAAAATCCGCTGAGAGCGTTTGATCTGATGCCCTCTGATTCGCGGATTTCATAAAAAATTGCATTACGCAGAAATATCCTAAGAAGAATAAGGCAAGAGAGCATAAGGATCATAAGAAAAAATAATTAATGTCTAATTTATGGCGTGCTAACTGATATTAGCTCTATTGCTGAAATCTTCGGGTTTCCGGTCTTGCACTTGAAATCAATATTTACAATGCCATCAGCAACAGTGACATTAAAGGTCTTCTTAAGAGCCTTTCTTGCGCCGACTTCTTTGTAGATATCCAAGTCATCAAGCTTCAACGCACCCTCAAGATAAACATCGAAAACGCGCTTATTAACGCGGAAGGCATCACTCCTTATCTCAGCAAAGTACAAGTTAACTTCATAGTCTCCGTTTGACACATTAATCCTGTAAGACAATTCCGGAAGAGCTGATGTATCATAACGCTCAGTCTGATAAAGATAATCATCTATAGTGCCAGAGATACTGTTGGAAAAAAATGCCATATACCCGGTATTATACGAATTGTCTTTAGCCCAAACCTTGCCTAAAGAATCAGTAAATGCTTTACCACCAGCATTAATCCTTATTGCTGCTGCATAGTGTTTGTCATCGTTTGTTATGATGCATATTTTGTTATCTCCGGGCGCCAATGTTATTTTGCCATCCGCAGCACAATCGCCGGATATTGTAGCTGTATATCCTGGACTGCTTGTTTCTGATATTGTATACACTCCAATGTTGAATTCATTAGTTGCACCGCTAATTACTGAACTACTGTTCACAAATAACGGGAAGTCAGATAAAACCTTTGCTCCGCCATCATTATTTATTACAATCTTTGTTACTTTCAATTGGGCTTTGCATTCTTCATCAACAAAACTATCACAATCATTATCTAAGCCATCACAGATTTCTGCAACTGGTTCTACGTTACCGGCACAATTGCTCCAAATTCCAATAGAACAAGTGCTTAATCCATATTGGCATTCACCAGCATCAGTGGTTCCGCATTGTTTAGTTGCTCCGTTAATGCATGAATAACCATTGTCCACGAGTATCTTTAAAGTGATTGTTGATGAGTTGAAGTTGTAATCCGTGCTGTTTTGAGAATATGCTGTGAGGATGTAAGTTCCGGCAGGATAGTCAGAAGTGTTAATTATTTTGGTAAGATTGTTGCTTACTTTATCAAAAGTCAGGTAGTCAAAGAATATTTGGTCATTAACCTGAACTAATTTTATAGTGATGTTATTCCTGCCTTTAGCCAAAGTAACATTCGGCGTAATTAAAAAAGTTCCCCAGGTTACCCAAATGTTTCCTTCATCATTAACAAAATCTGAAATAGTATAATTAGCGCTTGAATATGTCAGTTCGTTAATTGTGAAATTCCACGCTTCACCATAACCATTCTGGTTAGAAGCCCATCCTGACTGAGCCCTGAATTTGAACTGGTAACTTCCAGCCTCAGGAGCCCAAACGCTGAGATTATGAGACATTGCCTGATTAAATCCTAAACTTCCAAGATTATCATTCTCCCAATTCTGATACCAAACATCAGTATTATTTCGCAGATTGAGGTCATAACCTTCTGGATTAAGAATGTTTGAGTAATTAATCCATGCACGGAAGTCAGCCATGCTCCAGTTGAATGGGCTTACAAAATGATAATTTTCCCACGCCTGCCCTCTGACATTATATTTATAGCCGTACAAATTCTGCTTGGGCATATTCTCAGTGGGGTCATATGCAATGGTGAAGCTTAAGGCAGTGAGTTGAGTGTAGACGCTGCTGCATTCATAATTACTATTTGGATAGCCGAAGGAAGTAACATTATGCCCGTAATTTATCATCATATAATTTTTAGTCCTGTTCAACTCAGTAATTATTTGAGCGGTGGTGAGAGAGCAATTTA
This genomic interval carries:
- a CDS encoding malectin domain-containing carbohydrate-binding protein gives rise to the protein MAAITYPNSSYINVTYPQNILVKYYLTVNSSNVTSGVSLVNVTLGRQLCTLASANQFYIEQISVGSHDADQTGVSMIISPYSTIFGDISAEEYHAGLLFSPNIPQGATITNAFITFYLNSVAGSNALVDWYGDDSDTALVFGANDNNITNRVKTTATVYWNASASNPVYWGMTFNSPNLSSIVQEIVNRGGWTSGNNIAFVGISRSAPTNNYITGLDVASGVGAAYYSKVNISYSTDGNVYNSTQSLWIVNCLIPDLGKVGLQNLTVNLNYNENFYSLNSIDSVNYGNKPNAGGNKSNVGVNILLNNDNVQVNASNNQLVNITALFTSHGTYTFINSTFWNGIPLVQKQMLSCEIPVIMFHRVENSANNAGYTNVSYFTQIVETLYNNNYHSISMKDYASLRARDECPAGKSFIMTFGDGFSSVYTGAKPILDAYNYTAVVGVISGDINQPTYLTTAQLTSLVSSGWEIAGHGEIGLNCSLTTAQIITELNRTKNYMMINYGHNVTSFGYPNSNYECSSVYTQLTALSFTIAYDPTENMPKQNLYGYKYNVRGQAWENYHFVSPFNWSMADFRAWINYSNILNPEGYDLNLRNNTDVWYQNWENDNLGSLGFNQAMSHNLSVWAPEAGSYQFKFRAQSGWASNQNGYGEAWNFTINELTYSSANYTISDFVNDEGNIWVTWGTFLITPNVTLAKGRNNITIKLVQVNDQIFFDYLTFDKVSNNLTKIINTSDYPAGTYILTAYSQNSTDYNFNSSTITLKILVDNGYSCINGATKQCGTTDAGECQYGLSTCSIGIWSNCAGNVEPVAEICDGLDNDCDSFVDEECKAQLKVTKIVINNDGGAKVLSDFPLFVNSSSVISGATNEFNIGVYTISETSSPGYTATISGDCAADGKITLAPGDNKICIITNDDKHYAAAIRINAGGKAFTDSLGKVWAKDNSYNTGYMAFFSNSISGTIDDYLYQTERYDTSALPELSYRINVSNGDYEVNLYFAEIRSDAFRVNKRVFDVYLEGALKLDDLDIYKEVGARKALKKTFNVTVADGIVNIDFKCKTGNPKISAIELISVSTP